One window from the genome of Paramormyrops kingsleyae isolate MSU_618 chromosome 3, PKINGS_0.4, whole genome shotgun sequence encodes:
- the LOC140588161 gene encoding mitoregulin translates to MADVSERTLQVAILISFASGFLAGWQANRIRRKFLDWRKKRLQDKLAETQKKLDLA, encoded by the coding sequence ATGGCTGATGTGTCAGAAAGAACTCTACAAGTTGCAATACTCATTTCGTTTGCATCAGGATTCCTTGCTGGTTGGCAAGCGAACAGAATTAGAAGAAAGTTCCTAGACTGGAGAAAGAAAAGACTGCAGGATAAGCTGGCAGAAACACAGAAGAAGTTGGACTTGGCGTGA